A region of the Prinia subflava isolate CZ2003 ecotype Zambia chromosome 17, Cam_Psub_1.2, whole genome shotgun sequence genome:
ctgtcaaaaagaaaaaaaaatctcttgctCCTGTTGGTGTTTTGTCTTTATGTCAGAGGTGAAGGAACCAAACAAGATTTTTCTGTTgatgttttttccccctgaagcTGTGAATACTAAGCCCAGCATATGGAATAGGTAAGGCTCCTTGCTTCCCACAACAGCATAAACTCTTACAATACAGCAAGAGAGGCCAGAAAGAGCAAGCACCAAATTTCTTCTTCAAGACCACCAACGACTAAAAaccaccagctccagctgtgacAAATGTAACAATTACTGCCCTTTGTGGACATTGTGCACACACATGAGGCTAAACTGTCCTCTAAGGACTAGACTGGAACTAACTCTTGCTCTTCTCTTTGTGAACCAGTTCCACCTGCAGCCTTTCTCTCGGCATGTTCCAGTGTAACACAATTTCACTTCCAcctcactctctacaactgaGAAGCCAGCTAATAGTTTCTCACTTGGGATCTGCTCCAGCTTTTCCACTGAGCAGCATATTCTCTCTTTCTTGAGGCAGCCAtcaaaacaaggaagaaaagcttAGTTTGCTTCCCTCTGGCTGTGAAATTCATGACTAGAGTAATTCAAATATGGGTTAATTAcataaatgagaaaaaggaCAGAGAATAAGCCCCAACAAAAATGATTGCAAAGCAAGAAAGCCAGATTCAGGTATAATCCTAAAGCCTCCTGGTGCTCCTGTACAACACACACCACGGAACACTCTTGTGTCCCCTTGTGTGTGACATTATGGCCCGAATTAGTTACAATGTGCATCTGGAACAGGGGAGTTCCTCCATCACCAATTACACCTCCCTCAAAACTGCCTTCTGTAAAATCCAACTCATGTGGGATATAAAAACGTTTCATTTCATTTACTGAAAACTACTTACTGTACAGCAGGTAGAAGACAGATACCAGATTTTATCAATAATTCAAGAACTTCAGTCAGATGAGGCTCCTGCTCATCAAGATTAAGCTATTTCTGGCAGAGTGAGCACCATGAGTTTCCCTCCCCTGCAGATTCCTGGTGAAGGACCAAGTTATTCTTCTAATTACCATCAGCAGTTGCTCAGCTGACTATCAGCTCCCATCCCAGATTAATGAATCATGACATAATTTAGGCAAAAAATACTCTATACTAAATCAAAATTGACTCATTATATTGTGGTAATGCTTTACTACACCGTCATCCATTTTTATTGATCAAAACTACAGCATGTATCAAAGAAGCTAAAAGGCTGGTTAAAACAAATAGCAGAACAAAATATTAACAGCATGTGGTGGAAAGAAATTGACAACAGAGGTAATTTGCAAAAATTGTCTCATAAGGCAAATGAGTAAGAAGCTGCATAAAAAGCCCTAATATGAGGCACCTTTATATGCAAAATGAATATATGACTGATCTAGTAGTGTTACAGGTACCACAAGTACTATCAGGTCCTAATTTTCTTGATTATCTACatgcaaaaaatataaaaaacactggagaggaaaagcaggagtgaAAGCAATTACTAGAGGTTAAGGTACCTTAATAAAACTAGCTGGAACATTACAAAAATAATCTTAATAAAACTACTCAGTCTGTCCCTCCAGAGACTGTCTAGAGCATTACAGAGACTGAGACAAAATGAGTACCTACGAAAAGAAATAGGGAGATGATCAGTTGGAAGCTGGGGTAGCTCAGAACTGATACAAACAAAACTCTTTCTGTATTGGATAAAAACATGAATGACAAAACCTAAGGCATGGTTTAAAGATTTTGTTGTAGGTAAGTGCCCAGTACCAACAGCCTGAATTCCCATTTGCTGATGGGAAGAACCCTTGAGGGAGAAGCATGGAAATCTGTGAGTGTTGGTTGggttattttgttgttttgctggtgggttttttttcattagaataTGCAAGAAGTAAGAATGCGTGTACAGAAATTAATTGCTCTTTGGCTTTTTTCTCTGCTAAGACACATAACCAGACAATTACTGCAGCTTAGTAAAATGGAAGTTAAAATCCACAGGGAAAAGAATTACATTACCTctgatgaggaaaaaataaaatggttggGAGACGGTCTGTCATAAATTCCCAGGGAAGGTCATTTCGAGTCACATCAATTCTGTGAGGAAAAGACACACTGATGAAGAGAACAGGCACATGAACAATCTGCATTTTCTTGTAAAATGATGTTTTAGGGATTGGGAAGAAGGAAATTTAAGTACCTGTGAAAGTAAGCCTAAATGTGTTCTGCCAGAAATACATTGTGCATATGAGTCAGCAGAATTAATTACCAATATTCAAGATGATGACTCTCAGTTTCACAAATATCTGCATGGTTTTTTCTCTAGAAAAATACATTCAATACTGCAACTGTTCTCAGCCAGCAACTGAACCCCATTTAATTAATGTCTCTGTACACATAGAGAGCACACATTGTGTGCACACCTTCCTTCTGAGATAGACAGGCCAAACATGAGACAAGTTATTTTTAGTCATTAATTTGTTCCTCAAGTACATCTCTTAATATTGTCCCCTCGAGTAGTTTTGGgagtaaattattttgcttcttCCAAGGACAAGCACATTattaaagcagcttttttttcgAAAGCTATGAGTAGAAAGAACACTTGGTTCAACTgttattgttttcttctgtatttttggCTTCTTTTCACAAATCAAATTCTTATTAATTACAAATTATTATAGAACAAAACAGACAACCACCTCAGTAACACTGCTGTGAAAATAATGGAGCAAAGGAGAGAACTTCAAAGAAGGGCAAGAGAATGGGTGCAGCCTTGGGAATAGCATCACATCTGTGGCAATAAAGCCACAATTATAAACAGGGGATGAAAATCCAGATTCtcaattgatttatttttctctacatCTCGTGCTGTCTCCTGGAGTATGTTCAGTCAGAATCAAATAGAGATGCAATCAGAGCAGATCTTTTAAGTATTTATGCATTATTATCACATACTTGAACAAGAATGTTTCAGTTGCACTGAAACTTTAATAAACCTGGAAACACCAAAGAAGACAATGTCTTTTttgcatataaaatatattttaacatatacaataaaaacatatattacacacatgcatatatagatataaatatatttctgtaactggttttggctgggatagagttaattttctttatcGTAGGATGTAGGTTGCTATTTTAGGCTTGTGATGAAAATGGTGTTGCTAACAAATATGTCTACAAATAGCATATTACTACTTGCTACAAATCATCACAAAGTTATGGATTCACTTCCTGAAATTAGGGAGTTTTAAGGTTAATTgcacagtttaaaaattaatttcaatgcAAGTGGATAACTACTGCAGTGAGATTGAAAACCACCAAGTCtatacaaaggaaaacaaaataatgcattcaaacagaaattaaagatgTGACATTCACATCTTTATTGCACAGCtgtagagagaaaaagaagtattttctaGGCTGCTGACCTCAGTGATCTTACATTATTCTGCAAAGATGACATTAGAATATTTTTACCTTGCCACAGTGAAACTGTCGGGAGGCAAAAGCCGAGCAAGTTGAATAAAGATGTGATTAAGAGAAGCACAGAATCCACACCACTGTGCGTAATACAGCAGCAAGACattctggaaaatgaaatggaGAAGAGTTGGAGTATCTATGGGAGGTAATCTGCAGGAGGGAGGACTAGTTTTCACATCATTTAGCATGAGAACTCTTGAAATATGAAGgcagattttttcctaatattaaTGACATTTGTTATAAGTTATTCACTGCTGCTGACTACTGAGTTAACACACAAAAATTCTTGGGGAATTCTCTTTCCATAAAGTCAAAATAAAAGATTATTTAGTTCAGGATCATTCCGTATAAGTGAAAATGCACCAAACACTTCCCAAGATTGCTTTACAATCTTAAATTCCTATATATCTAACACTAACTGTATGCTTCatgtgggagggaaaaaatgatGTCCAGCCTTCTGCTTTCTGCCTCTAAGTGGcaaagcaggggctggggctgctggaaacCAACTGGAGATGGCAGACATTCACTGCAGCCTTGAATGACAATGGATATTCCCTACTATCACATATTTTACAAAATCAAGGCAATTTAACTCAGGATGACATCAGTTTTCACGGCATGCAACTGGAAAGCTTTAGAATTCTTACAAAACACCGTATTTTATGTCCCAAGTAAGAAGAACATATCAATATTAAACACCCTCTCTTTAAAATCTGTGCCATCATCTCCAGCAAGCTGTTGAGTGACGAGTGGTACCTTGGCACTGAGGAACACGGTCTCGTGAAAGGTGCTGGTGGTCACCTCAGTGACCACACGCTCTTCATGGTCATGGACTGAAGGCTCATCCACCAGATGCCTTTTCAAGGGACTGTAGAGAACACTGAAATTTTTAATGAAGTTCTCTGAAATGAAATTGATACATAACAaagttattttggttttgcagaGGTGATTTTGGCACTTTTTGCTTTAGAATTCAGAAGAACTTAGGGAAAATACAAACTGAAATCTGGTTTCATGTCATTAATTTCTGACAGTTTGGTATCAATTCTTGAGTAACCACAACTGATGTAAAAAGAGGATAAAGCTTCGCTGttgtttatttctattttgcCCATCACAGTCTTGTCACTTGCCACACCAGACTTTATTCTTGTGTCAAAGTGCCATAATAATAATATTCTACTCTCCTAACCAAACATCTAAGTCATAAATAGTACCGTATCCCTTTTGTACATTATATTGAAAGGCTCCACTTAGTTGctcatttatttgcatttttcttccatttttaatgactttctctgcaattattttcttttgacctttaaatatcTGCTATTCCCATGCCATATGACCCTTTTGTCTACCAGTGACCACCTTCCTCTTTGTTCTActttctcctttattttaaGATATTTAACAAGTAGCTGGCCACTGGTAAAAATTTAAAGTTAAGTTCCAAAGCCTGCTACTACCTTCAGCTACACTACTCTGAGCCTGAACTACATTCTCTAAATTGCTGCAAAGTATCAACAATATCCTTCTTTTCAACTTGGATAGAGAAGTATTATGCTGTGCATTAAACAATAAGAGTATCTAATAATCAAGACAAAATGTAAATcatgaaaaacaataaaaataattgtttgaTCAAATAGAAAAaactttgtgcttttctttccagcatAAAAAACTAGGCACAAGTAAAACTGGCAGTTTTGTACAGACATACAAAATACCAGATCAACAATTTTATCTCTGAAATGCGAACAGCagtacatttatttatttactactCAGTCAGTCCTTATTTAAATATCCTTATTTACTATCCAGCATTTCATTTAAATCTCACACCAGGCCAAaagaggctttttttctttttagatctCCAGATTTAGAATATCCATGCATGTTTAGTAACTGAATAAATAGCAACTGAAAAGAAGGGGTTAATTAAAGGacatatttctgaatttttagaaACCATCTGTAAAGACTGAGATCTGACAAGAGTATTAAGCACCAATCTGTCTTGATATTATGATACATTAAGATCTTAAGgaatcaaaacaaaactaaaataaaaagcacaaaacccAACCATAAATCAGAGACTCCTTGATAAAATATGTAGAAGCAAAAGTTTTCTGGATGTTCAAGTGACGGAACAGAAATGTACTAAGTCTTACTCTGCAGAGAAACCCTGATCATGCTCAGGAAATCCTGTGACCTAAAAAATGTTTGAGACAGAAAGtactgggagcacaaaggggAAGGAAATTTGTATGTCCTCATTCTGATCTTAATATTTCCTACGAGTCCTTTTACGGTCactgaggtttttgtttgtttttccagagtATTTTCCTGGGGGTTGGGATGGAGACAGGATACAGGGCTGCATGTGATCCTTAATAAGAACATGGCAATTTGTTCTATGTTGTGCATATTTTGTTCTTTGATTTATGGCAAAAGGGAAATGTAATCGGTGCTGTAAGAAGTGATATATGTTCTTgagcaatttattttaatagctgattttttttccatgtttacTTACATAGCTAACATTAAGAAATCCAGTATTTTCTGAAGGTAGACTCAGTTTTGCACATCAGCGTGACAGGCACATGCACACGGTTAGGAAAACTTTGTCTTATACACAAACTTGCAAATAAATCAGAGCTGCAATCCTTGGGTTGTTTTGtcaggtttgtttttgtgggtttttgttttgttatggttttgtttgttttctcctccaATTCAGAcaggaaataataatttgatTGGTAGATTTGGCCACAACCACTTCAAAGCTTTACCTTGTTACCTTGAAAATAGACacacttttcaaaataaatttaaagcaatttaAGTTGGTTTCAGAGGACCAGAGGATGGGGAAGTCTCTGCTGCTAAGTGGTCAGAATCTCCAAAAATTCTGTGATATTTTAGTTCACAGAACAGCTGAGCAAACACCAACATGCCTTTAATACACAAACATCTTCTGTAATCAGGTATTTTAGTTGAACAGAAATTTTTTTCCACACACAAGTTAATTTAGATTTTACCAATTCCACAAGTGCATCAGACAGTCAAGAATCACACTTTTTAAGGCTCACTTCTtataaagcaaattatttatGGTATAAGGAACTTAGTTCTTATGTCACTTAGAACATTATTCTGTTCTAGCCAACAGAATCATTCATAAATGCTTGGTTAACTATTAAGTAGAATAGAATAAATTGCAATTCACAATGTTAACTTCACAAAGTAATCTCACTTTTCAAAATGGCATTAAGTTTTCCATTCCTGCTTGGAAACACAATTTTCTGAATGCAAGCATTTGTATAATGAATACTGTACCCAGGGTAGGTCCAACAAGTGACTGATTCTGGTCCAGGACATAGTGCACTTCCTCTTTCAGGTCAACAATGGCAGCAAACTCCTTAAGATGAGTAGATCTTGATGCTCCTAGTCTCTCTGCATATATCCAAAACAGATTTGAATCCAGTAGATAGAGATTCAAGGTTTTGTTGGTCCTGCAGCTCAGACCAGTAATGTTCATGCTACTAATATTAAGGTCAGGAATAAAACAATTCCTATCCTCAATGTGAGGAATAGAAAATTGAGTGTTATCTTTCTTCCCATGGGAAGAAAATGCTACTTTGGGGGTCTGAAAGATGGTCTTCTCAGAACTAATGAGACTTAAAAAATGCCTGTTTACTGTCCTGCAACATGCAGTGTAATAGCTAAAGGGACTATAGAAACTTAAGAAATTGCTGCATTCTATGGTATTTGATATTACTTGAAAAAAGGTATGTTCCTGGAGGTAGAAAGAGTCCAAAGCTGCTTCTATCTCTAAAAAGTTACAGTGTGGCACATGGACTTTATTTGGTTTGATACCAAGAGTCTGGTTCACGCAGAGCTCACAGACATTGTGAGTTCTGGAGATGGAGTGCCACTGTGGAAGCACCACCGTGTTACAGCACGGGTACGTGGCTATGGGAAATGCTTCCGAGAACTTCACGTGTGCATCTGCTACAGAGGGATCAAAAGCTGGTGAATCTGAGTCTCTGTGCTGGAGATCTGGCTCAGCTGCCTGGCTTTTATTACACTTGTGGTATTCCAAGGCCACTTTGGTAATCTGGGTGGGAGggaacaaaagagagaaaaaatcgAGATTAACTGTACATAGTTCACTCAAATGCAGGTGTCTGTTGCAGGTTTAACAACATTATATGCAATTAGAGATGGAATTTCAGAAACATGAAGCTGACTAATCTTTGTTCTTTCAAAAAATTACAGAGGGCTCTGACTCGACAACAAAGTTTAATTTTCAGATCTTTCAGCATATAAACATTGAATATACAGAACAACAAAGtcactttaaaatattattcagTCCACCACACTAATTGCAAGGTCCCCTATGCAACATATTTACTACAGTGCAATAACACTACATTTTATGACTAAAACCCACTACATGAACCATTACTGAGTAGAGGTTCCTggttttccctcattttccaataggaggaga
Encoded here:
- the TXNDC11 gene encoding thioredoxin domain-containing protein 11 isoform X2, which gives rise to MQEAEAFLLFSCDTLVPSEPGVVGFFEFNASPQPPGYLTFFTSALHSLKKDYLGTIRFGVVTDKRVAQEISLVQPGTVYLHRHANTSLIYPKDIMNFTAENICKWALENREMLIRWLRPHGGKSLLLNNELKKGPALLIFIPYNPLEEIHPLLDEITKVALEYHKCNKSQAAEPDLQHRDSDSPAFDPSVADAHVKFSEAFPIATYPCCNTVVLPQWHSISRTHNVCELCVNQTLGIKPNKVHVPHCNFLEIEAALDSFYLQEHTFFQVISNTIECSNFLSFYSPFSYYTACCRTVNRHFLSLISSEKTIFQTPKVAFSSHGKKDNTQFSIPHIEDRNCFIPDLNISSMNITGLSCRTNKTLNLYLLDSNLFWIYAERLGASRSTHLKEFAAIVDLKEEVHYVLDQNQSLVGPTLENFIKNFSVLYSPLKRHLVDEPSVHDHEERVVTEVTTSTFHETVFLSAKNVLLLYYAQWCGFCASLNHIFIQLARLLPPDSFTVARIDVTRNDLPWEFMTDRLPTILFFPHQRKEQSVKFPEDFAVNLPNLLKFILHHSSLSSSEPCTKECLHKESVLQQGHISHLEREIQKLRSEISALHQAHDQLEAQLSEARREEHRLQQQKHTLEKQHKTLQLHSEQLQATYDQKNQELLEMAEKLQELADASENLLKENALLRILVASRGAKLQSQDEIKEPLQSEQTLSEDNDISLSTATAALEEKRIDNTDTIETEHSSGNRTE